Within the Fusarium keratoplasticum isolate Fu6.1 chromosome 1, whole genome shotgun sequence genome, the region agaaacgAAATGGATGGTTATGTTGGGGAATGCATGGGTAGTAGGTGCAAAGACGTGCAAGAGCTGAGTCGAGTCGAATCGAATAGCCTCGAGTTTCACCGTAAGTCTTGCTTGTCTTGGTTGCTTTTGGTTGGGGGGAGGAGTCGGGATCGTTTAATGGATGGTTCCCGGACGGTTTTGGACTGGTTTAAACGTCGAGTTATGCACCTTGAGAGCCGATCACAGATGGACAGcgcaagagaaagaagagggaaaagggacCGCAGCGCATAACAAAGATtaggagcgggagcgggctTCGTCTCCAAATAAGCCTCCCCTCAACACAGAGCAGGGCGACTCACTGACTGCACGCAAACAACAAGCCCAGGGCACTTGTCTTGACAGGCCCTATCATCCTTGTACAGTTGTCCGTCCTGTCTCTGCCCTCTGCCGTGGgcttctctgcctctgccaaaTCACCGCCCGGATCGCGCTGGGGAATCCTTGCCTTGGGGGTGTGAGGCGCTGAAAGCGTGAGAATCACTGACTGGGCTGCTGCTAGGTGGCTGCTTGCTGCAAGTACCCCCCTTCCGGTCTCTTCGACAGAGAGCATGACACGACACACACGAGCTTTTTGCTCTGGAGGCCCTATTATCCATCCAGGGGATCCCCCATTAGTGAGAGGTCCATCCCTTAGATACGGGTCGCCTCACTCTTGTCGACTGGCttgcttttttcttttcattCTTAAGCTGCTGCCCGGGCTCCGGTTCTAATGGCGAACCGGCGTCGAGCGCTATGGCTATTGCGGCAGTGACACCGGGACCTTAAAATGAGGAACCCTGAGGGGGGGCTTGGAAACATCGGGAATGCAATCTTGGGACTCTGTTGGCTGTCGATGGCATGGCAAGGCATGGCAGCATGGCGGTGTGTGCTATGTCGCTAGGCGCCCGAGACGAGATGACGGCAGACCGAGAGAAACAGCGCAGCACGCTATCATACACTACAGACTAGGTAGAGTaaagaggccatcgtcaccgCAGGTCAGCCTCGTAACCTGCCTGCAAATGGGGCCTCGGCCAGGCAAAACTGACCTGATGTCGTCGACGGAAACTTGGAAGCCTCCCTTGAAGGTCGAAACTGTATACATGTACCCGGCCGAAACGGTCCAGACAAGGGGGTCAAGGGTGCCCGCTGAAGCCACGAGATGCTCGCTGCAGATGACCAGGGATCTTCCCTCCAGACTACCAAATCCAGGGCAATGGGCCACTGCCACAGCCAATATCCATCAGAGACATCTGTcgttctctttctcttttggCAATCTTGAGCCGAAAGGAAAAAATCCCAGCGAAGATCCCCATGTCTCAGCTTTTTGCATCTTCCCAAGAACCCCTACCGCCCATTCAACAAAAAACTTGGCTTCCACCATGCTTTATGATTCAATAACAAGGCGAAAACATCTCCACCTGTATGTACACAGACCTGACAGCGCacacctcctcctcctcctcttccccgcTAGAGATGCCATATAAACCCACTTCCCGCCAGGGGCCACCGTACCGGCGCCCGGTGCCTTGGACAGTAGCCTTCGTTCGGTCGTCGTCAAAGACCGGGATACCCTTTGAAGATTAGCAGAGTGCCTGACGTCGAATCCATGAACGATGCGTGCGTGATACAAGAGGGGTGAACCTGTATCATCCATTGAAAGATCGTCGTTCAACTTCAATGCTGGGCTTCACTCGCTATCACGGCCCAACTCTGAGACGAGATATCAATATGAGGCCCTCTACCGCCAACCCCCAATAATAGCCTATAACTGCCGTCCTCTGATCGGATAGCCTCAGCTTCTCTAGCCCGTGCTAGAAACCGTCTATTTCCTTTGGCGCCTCCGCCGAGGACCTGTCAAGCGTCCCCATCGGCATCATTGGTCCAGGGATGCCGTCGGAGCCCCGTGATTGGTCGCCCTGTTCTTCAGAGGGCACCTGGACTGGACCCAGTCGTGGACCTTGGCGAGAAAGGGAAGCGAGAGAAGCTTCTGCGAGATGAGATTTGGAATTTACAAATCTTCCTTTTCTACCGATGGATCTTGTTCTAGTGGTTTACCGTCTTTTGATCCTTGAAAAATCAGAGATGGTGAGTGAATGTGGAGAACGGCAGCTAATGCATCCCGAGACAAACCAGAGATGGACAGATGCAGATGCTTTCGAACTGACTCATAGCGTTGGATCGAGTTGGGTTGAGATGCAGCATGTAATCGGTCATTCTTTCTATCAATAGACACAGACTGATAGACAGCACAGCAACTACTGtactcctcctcatcctctctATCCAGtcaactcctcctcgacaataatcaccatcaacaagctcatACAACACTccactcctcctcttggTCGGCATCACCGCCACGCCCTGCATTGACCACATCCATCTCGCAGCATGCAAGCACCCTGCGCCACCTATACTCTTCTAGCCTGATGCTTGCTTCGAGTCCCGTCGGTCGGTCGTTGGCCGCGGCGTCCTTGCTTTTCCGAAGCTGTCAACCAACTCTTTGTGCTTTgccgcgccgccgcctcatcttgccctcctcctcgacgtgGTCACTCTATAGAGTAGTGATCCTCATGGAGCCGGGTGAGGTAAGCCTTTGGTGTGCACCCAGACACATGAGCAACTTGTCAGAGGACCTCGCCCTCTCCACCGACGATCACTCGCTCGCTCTCGTCATCGGCAACACTCCACTGGAATTTTCAAGGGTCTTTGCCCTGCAGAGTGAACTGTTGATCCCATCATTGTCCGGTTATCACACATGCAGATGAAGCAAAAAACCCGCTCTCTTTTATTATCCTGGACCCTTAATGCAATCTGCAGTATCCACCCCCTCCCCTCATCGTCACTCTGCCAGCCCAAGACCTTGCACGAACCGTGCCTCGTCAGCCTGCCGTTCCAGAGCCTCCCGCATCCGCTGTGAATACACCCGtctcttctgctcctcctccgcagCCTCCCCGGCCCtgtcctcgtcaaagtcctcCGGCGCGAAGAGCGGAGCCCCCGTGAAACTGGCCATCCCCAGCTTCTCCCCCGTCCAGAACAGGACGTTGTCCTCGTTGGGCCGGTCCGGCTTGGACCGGCGCTTGGTCGACAGGATCTTGCGTGCGAGGTCGTCGGAGCCCGGCATCGAGGCAAAGAGCGACGCCTGCGTCTGCACGTCGCTGTGCCCGATCTTGATCCGTCGGCACTCGGTGTATCCGTCCCTCTCGAACCACTTGATTTGCCCGGCCCCGTCCGAAAAGGCAATCTTGGTCCCGTGGTTGATTACCGACAagatgatggacgaggccGCCGTGTAGCGGTTCTTCATGGTAGAGTTTTGCTGGACAGGCCCGTCGCTTGACAGGTCTACAGACCCCAAACCATACAGCTCCAGAGAACCCTTGGTCTTGTACTCTCCGCCGGCAATCAGCGTACGGCCATTCTCAGACGTCTTGGACTCTTCAACTCTCTCGGCCGAGAGCTCGCCCCGACGGCGTACCTCGTGATCCACCGTAGAGAAGGGGTAAGGCAGGGCTGCCAGGCTGGAGAGCCTCGATCCCGAGTAGATGGAGCCCATGATCTTGGGAAACTGGCGTCGATCGTAATGCAGAATATTGGAAAACCGTCCCGACACGTAGATGTCGTCCGACACCATCTCATCGCCCGCCGGCCGGGGCAGGTGGAGAATGCTGGTCGGTGTTGGCTGAGACAGTGAGGCGTACGGCGGCAGTGGATTTGGATcaaagatggccttgaagggATTGTCTTCCTCCAGGCTGCTGCTACCATCGAGACGCTCCACAACCTCGTTGTATACCTTTGATGGTGCTCTAAAGTCGTGTAGGTGGATGCCCAATGAGGTGCCCACGGTCAAGGGTACTCCGTCTTGGATCTGTGACAAGGTTGTGATGGACCACTCGAAGGAATCTCGCTTGACTACCTCAAGACGGTTGAGATCGACTTCGATGAGGTCTGATAGAGTGTCAGAAAGATCAACGATCAACAGTTGATGGGTCCGGCACTTACGACTCTGCACAGCAAAGACAGCCTtgtggttgctgttgctgacgCTAACACACTCTGTGACACCCGTGTCGATCTTCTTGGACCGCCTCGTGTTCTGATCTCCCCGGCCGTCAAAGAAGAGAATGTCGGGTCGGCTCGTGGCCACGATCCCTCCCCTTTTCCCTCGGCTTCCGTTGACATCCCACAGGCAAACAGACCCATCATCCAAGGGGGAGACGGCCaagaggctgccaaggccatcatctccgtTGTTTGGGTTGTAGAGGGCCATGCCCCTGACCTCGATGAGGTGCTGCAAACCGCCAACTCTGACACGCGGCGTCTCCAGCCAGTTGACACATGTTGGGCCCTGGCGTTGAATGTACTCGTCATACCACGAGACGTGCTCACCGGGGAATGCTGGGTCCCAGTTGGCCATGTCCTGGAGGAATTCGAGATGCACTCTGCCTGGCCGAGGGGGTTCATCTGCGTCTGGGAGTAGATCATAGTCGCTTACATCTGGGTCTTTAGCCTTGCCCAGCTTGGACTCGGTAGAAGTAGCAAAGATCTTCCGGCGGTTCTGGAGGAAGTGATACCATGGTGAACGCTCGAAACAGTGGCGTTTCCACAGTTCATGGTCAAGACAGACTTCTCTGAGTCTGCGTGAGACGAGTTGAAGCCTGGGTAGGTTGTGAGGTTCGAGATCTAAAGTGCCGGCGTCAGCAAGTTGATAGCGGGGTACTGATTCACGGATGGCAACTCACAGCAGAGGATCTGGAGCAGGATCTCATCCGGGAGCCCGTCCCAGCCGCGCTCAGACTGAGTGGGCGAGGCCATGACGCAGGCTGCAGAGGAGCTCGGAGAACTCGGAAGATGGCAAGGCAGTCGAGGACTCAAGTCTACAAGAGAAACGAGAGTTGGGCTCGATGGCAAAGTAGGCAGGGCAGACCAGGCTGATTGATGATTGATGATTTGCGGGCGGAAGTGCGGGTGTTCCTGGGTGCGTGCTGGGCCTAGGTTGAAAAGGCGGGTCAGGTCGACAAGGGTTGCAAGAGTCGCGATAagcgatggagatgggccTGGCCTACGGAGAAGTCAATTAAGCGACCTCCGCTTACTTGTGCCTATCCCAATGCTACAGAGTCTTCATCTACAGGCTTCTTGACGACTCTAGTCGACAGATGGCGTCTGATGGCTCAGTCTCAAGAGGTCCGTCTCCGCCATCAATTGGTCAACCACGGGCATCCATCTTGAGACGCGGGGGCTAGAGCCTTGGTCCGGTTCCCCGCTTGGACGATCCCTTCACTCACAGATTCTTTGTCTCCTACAATGGAAAGAGACTTCAAGTCGGGGCTTCTATTCGATGCTTCCGAGACATAGAACTACTATGCCCGTTTCAACCACCACTAGCAGCCACAGGGCCATGGGCGCTATGTGATGTGCTAGGCCCGGATATCCCATAGAGCCTCTGCCAATAGAAGTCCTCGCCAACTTGCCATCACTGCCAGCCGTCCATCACTGTCAACGACAACTTCATCAAGTGTTTGCCAGCTGCCAGGCCACAACCCGTTTCTAGGGCAATAATGTTCAAAATACCATAGCCCTAATCGATAGGACTTGCTGGCGACGCGTCTGCCTTAGGATGCCACAGTTTTTCCTCCCGCAATCGCAATAACAaatccccctcctccccaaaACATCCCAACACCCTCACCTTTCCACCTCGAAAAACACCATCTTCTGCATCGCATCACGGTAACCTCGGTTTCTCGCGCACCCTAGGTGTAGCTTCAACTAGGGCATTCGCTTCTTATGAACGCTCTAGTTAGCTGCGGCTTCTAGGCTTGCGCGATAATCCTATCGTGAGCGCTTCAAAGGCTCCTCAACACGTTCTACCTTCATCTCCAATCGACCCTATTCAAACAACCCCATTCAAAGCACCGGCAGACACtctttgccatcatcttcaagacACCCTTCAAGACACCGGCAGATACTCTTTGTTACCATCTTCAAAATCCACTACAAGCACGACAGAGAAACTTTGCCATCATTTTCAAACCCACTTCACTACGAGCACGCAAGTGCTTAAAACTCCAATCATGAACCCCCATCACGAAAATGTAAGTTTCCACCTATCCATCGACCCAGGCGAGGCCGCGGCATGCTAAACTTTATAGTCGCTCCTCTCACCCAAGAGTGATCATTCGGGCCGAGGTGCGCGGCATGGTAGTAACACCACCGCTACCTCAGTCTCCTATCACTCGGACCCCTTTGCGAGCTCTAATCTCGATGAGGATGTTCAAACCAAGGACTATTCCTATGTCAAGTCTCGTACTCCCAAGAGCGAGactcctcgccctcgtgGTTTAATCAATGATCACGCATCTCGGACTCCATCCAGCAacgtcaaagccaagatggcTTGCTTTGAGAGCCCCAACTCCTTCGGAGATGATCGTGATGATCGCGGTGATGATCGAGCCGCTTCCGAGTGGGAAACAGTCGCTGCAGACGATGAGTTTGCACCATATCCCGAGGTTACAACCAAAGCGCAGAGACGCCAGGGAAAGTCGAACTTCACTTCGACCACTCCCTCAAAGACTTCTAAGACTGACGCCATTGTTCATCCTCATATCATGAGCTGGGGTCAGCCAGCGGAGACTTCTAACCCTGTCTCGCGTCGCGATCCCGTTCGCCAGCCGTCGGTGCGACCAGAGCAAGCGTCATCTCCGCGTTTGCGCACTTTCCACTCCTCTTCTAGTCTCTACAGCGAGCTGGATaagaaggagagaaagggCCACAAGCAAGCTCTTCACTCTGACGGAGCTGAGCCTGACACGACTTACTGCGAGGGAGAGCGAGCTGAGGACGTTCTgcaagacgaagacgatCTCCCAGGTCAAGATGGTCTGCGAGTTCCTCAGAATCAGGACACGCTCAAGCGAGCCTCTGCTATCACCACCAGTAGCCATGGCGACCCCTTTCACTATGACGGGGACAGGTACTCGGACTTTTTGCGCTCCTCAATCGAACGGGATGTGAGTGATGCGCTACACCATACCGGCAAAACTACCTATTCGAACTACAGCGTCCCACAGTCCCCTGAGAGCCACACTCCCAAGGGTTATCCGCATGGTGGTCATGTTGGTTCCTTCTACAACTCTGCGGCTATTCGATCGGCCTAGAATGTCGACGAACAGGTAAAGGTTCCCGTCGGTCGACAGCCCGAGGAAGAGCCATCTCCTGAGCCCATCCAGGACCGCCGACTGGACGGCGAGATTGTCACACTGCTGAAGAACCGGACCGAGACTCAGGCGGGTACCGAGGCTGATTGGCGGACGGTGACGACCGAGAACCATCCTTACGATTCGATGCGCCAGGAATTCCATGATAGCATCGCCAAGGGTACTGGAAGCAGTCTTGCTGATGTTTCCGACACGACGGAGCGTAACCATCACCTTTACGAGTATGGGTCCATGGACAGAATCATCCAGCATCCTTCTCGCGATGTGAACACCGGATCCTACCGTGTTCGCAACGACAAGCCATCCAGACTCCCTGTCCTTATTCCTCAGGCTGGAGGACGTCCCGGGCTCTTTGCTCAGAATGCGACTCGCAACTTGGTTCAGTCACCTCCTAGAACCCCTGCGTCCTTGGCAGGCTTGTTTCGTAAGGACGGACATGGGCAGACTGCCAAGCGTCGAAGTCTTCTCCTGGATGAGGAACGCCGGGACAGTTATCAGACCCTCAGTTCGGATGCGGGTGCTTCCAAGGCTCACGACAATGGTGAATCTTCCAACGCCGATAGACTCTTCAGCTGGCCCCGAGTCAACAAAACCCTCGGACGGGAGCCTCCCAAGACTCCACCTACTATCTTGGACAAGCCACTGTACAAGCGCGACTTCCAGGAGGGAAGAAAGCGGACACACGTCCCTCATGATGCTTTTCTCAAGAAAACTGAGACGATCCACATGGACCTCATCAGTCTCCCTGAGGCAGCCATGCTCCAGCGCTTCCGCAGAGCGCGAGGTGAGGAGGACCACACTATGACCGGTGCTGCGTTCGCCGCCAAGAAGGGTCATGGAAGCATCAACAGCCCCCTCGGCAGCCCCAGCTCGGCTACTTTTCCCCTGACGCCCACCTCGGGGTCTACTCTCCCACGCCCTGCTCCTGCACATCATCCTGAGCGTGCCAACCACAACGGTTTTTTCCGAGACTGTAAGTTGAAACATACTCACAAACTTGAACTATATGCTAACTCGCATACAGCGAGCGAGCGTATTTCTGAAATGCTTATCCCGTCTTCTGCTATCCTGGGAAGCACCGGGACTGATAGTCGATTCGGCACCAACAGAGGATGGTGCGGTGACAACATTCAGCCCTTCAACAGCTTCAGCGAAGATGAACCAAGATTCAGACGAGGCCCCGCCAGCACCTTTGGCAGACGATCGGACAATGGACGCGGTGACCGCTCGGGCGTCGAACTCGTCGACTTTACCTGGGGCAACGTCCTCCACCGTCGCCAGCAGCCTGACGACGCTGAAGACCACCGACAGAAGAGAGTCTTTGTgagcatcgtcatcttgacaATCATGTTCCCCTTCATCGGTGTGCTTGCGATCCGGAACAAGCTCGACGCCATGATTCCCTGGGCCACCGAGGGAGAGATGCACACTCTCACCCCGACCCAGCGCCGTACTCTCAAGTACCTGCTTCTGGTTCTTGCCGTTCTGTACCCCGCCCTTATCACCGGACTTGTTGTCTACTACGCAGTCCACCGCCGCTAAATCGGAGAGATTCTAAGAGAATGAGAGTTGTATGTATGGTTTCGTTTTTGGGATTATCATGACAGAACGCCTACCCAAGCAACGGGGACCAGGCGACATGGTCAGAGAACATGGGCATACGACATGCCCAGTCAGGGAGAACATGGGCGAGGCGACATGGCCAGATGACATTGACCACATAACATGGGCCAGAGAATACGGGCGTGATGATTTCACAGACAAAGATCCCATATACACGGATCAAGTGATGGGGTGAGAACTGGGTCGTGAGATATGGATGCCCTGGAGAGGCCTACTTTCGGTTCTTTTTGTTTGTATGATTTACATGGTTGCACATGGGAATGCAACATGGGGCCGCACATGGGGAGAGAGGCCAGCCAGGTTTCGGTTTTCTTCTTGTTGTACGGATTTCTTTACTATGAATGGCCACACATGGGGGGGGGATGGAGAGGATCGGGCTTATCCCGAGAATTATGTACTGAGTTGGTCTAGGGCCCATAGACGCGCAAGTTACCAGACTGCCGACGCATTCCCGTTCCCCGATGGTGATTTCCTGCAATCATCTCGTCGCAAGTGTTGTTCGTCTCTCCCGTTTCATCAGCTCCAGACGCAGTTCTCGGGCTCACTTCTTGCTGTCAGAAGAGGAGGTGTAGGTGTATCCGCTGGGAGAAGTGTAGGTCGAGTCACCCTGGCCGTTGTTGTAGTAGGTACTGCCATTGGGGTTTGAGTAGTAGTACGATCCATCGCTGGTTCAAGGTTAGTCGGTGTCTTGAGGATCAAGAGAGAGACCTACGAGTTGGAGTAGTGGTACGAGTTGGAATTGGTGGCACTGCTGCCGTAGTCTCGAGCGCAGTAATGGTTGCCCTGAGCTAGCGTCAATATCTCGATCAAAATGGGACAAGACTGGGATGGACGTActtggctgttggtgccGGAGCTCTTGTAGGTGAAGTCGTCGGGCATGATGACTTGCTttgctggtgatgagctGTGGTTGCTTAGATGGCTGAGACTGGTGAGTGTTTTGGAGGGTAGAAGATCTCTGTGAAGAAGAATGAGCAAAGATGGACGTAGCGAAGCAGGGGAAAAGAGCAGAGGAAAGGTCCAGGGGATGTCGTCCTTTAAGTAGCCATTGCCCTTAGACAGTAGATGCCATCCCAGCGAGGGGAAGACAGGCCATATCAAGCGGTGTCTTGCTCGGTATCAGCAAAAAGCAAAGACAAGCATTCGCTAGATCCGGGCGGTTTGCGTTGCGCCATTGGCGCCATTTGCTATCCCCCGCGGTTTGGGCTTGACGCTATCGCCGGCCCCGCCCGGGATGGAATGGGAGGCTTGAGTTAGATTCCATGGATGAGCATGTGGTGCTTGGTCGGTCATTGCGTGCGTCTGGGGTGAAGATTGTTACTTTTGGCTTGATGGATGAATTTGTGAGGgtttcatgatgatgaaggtgtTGGTTGTAAATACCTAGATGCAGATGTTGCTAATGCCCATTGTTGTTGACAACAGGGGAGACAATTGAGCACTTCGTGTTGATAGACAGGGGCCGTCATGTTATCAGATTAGCATTTGATAGCTCCATCTTGGGATACATGTACTGTACTAGCCAGGTACCCCAGCTCAATCCACAAACCTGAttgtcatgatggcatcTCTAGGGTaatcatcaacttcaacttcatcaagaaCCAACATTTCTGCATCGGAAATACCATCCCGAAACATGCAAGCATACCTTTTCGGAAGCGTCCCCTGATCGCTAATCACCTCGTGTGGTTGCAGCAAATACCCGCACCTCAGCACGACATCATTGGAAGCATACCGTCATTGATGTCAATCCCGCTTACCAAGCTTTCCCACTGTGGGAAACTTTGACGTTGGAATGAAGTGATGAACGACCCTCAATTGCACCGCTGATTAGAAATCGCAGAGGAGTAGAGTAGCATGCGAAATGGTATAAATTGTATTGTCTCGCTCGTCTTTGGTTGTGCTTGTGTTTCCAAGACAACACTCTTACCCCTCCCCTCATCCACTGTCAGAGAACTGCCCCAAGACATCAAACCgcagcaacaacatcaaGATGGCGCCCAAGATCTTCCTGTACGTGTTACCCCCGTTGCTTCTAGAAACTAAGAGTTACGAATACAAGCTGACCTGCTCCCTAGAACCGGTGTCACTGGTATGTCGCACAGAATCAATCATTGCGTCTCGGTTGCTAACTGCTCCCACCACAGGCTTCATCGGAGGCgctgcctttgccaagatTTACGAGAAACACCCAGATTACGAATACAAACTCTTCGTCCGTAGCGAGGAGCGTGCCAAGGCTGTTTCTCAGAAGTATCCCGACGTCAAGTTCGTGTATGGCGACCTCAATAGCACCGATGTGATCGAGAAGGCGGCTGCTGAGGCCGACATTGTCATCCGTATGAACTACACACCTGTGGTATCGAGATCTCCGTCTAACATTGACTCTAGACACGGCAGAATCAGCAGACACCGTATCTGCTGCCGAGGCAATCGCAAAGGGCCTCGCCGCTGGCCATACAGCAGACAAGCCAGGATACTGGATCCATCTGTCGGGTACTGGTATCCTGACCTGGTACGACTTTGATAACAAGCGTTTTGGCGAGGGACCTCTGCCCGAGCAAAAGTACAATGATATTAACGACATCGACCGCCTCCTGACCCTACCAGAATCGGCCATCCACAGAGACGTCGACAAGATTGTCCAGGGTGCCAACTCGGACGCCGTCAAGACCCTCATCATAGCACCTCCAACCATCTATGGAACAGGCGGCGGACCCGTCAACAAGCGCAGCATCCAGGTCCCAAACCTCGCCAACGCGAGCCTTCAACTAGGCTACGCACCCGTCATCGGGGCCGGCAAGACGGAGTGGGACAacgtcaacatcaacgacctcGCAGACCTGTTTAGCAGATTCGTCGACGCAACACAGGACCCATCCAAGCGGAGCAACCCCGAGATCTTTGGCCGCCACGCCTACTACTTCGCCCGGGGCGGCCAGCACGTGTGGGCCGACATCGCGGCTTGGATCGCCGACGAGGCGAGGCGTCAGGGGTACGCCCCGGACCTCAAGACAAAGTCGGTGCCGCTCGAGGTGGTGTCCAAGCTCGGGCTGGTGTCGGCCGAGTCGTGGGGCGCCAACTCCAAGGGCGAGGCCGAGAGGGCCAAGAAGTATCTGGGGTGGGAGCCCAAGGGGGTGCCGCTCAAGGAGACAATTGCAGAGGCTGTGGCGCtcgaggcaaagaagctggGCTTGACGGCCAAGTAGGACGTTATCTGACGTGAAGGATCGAGTCTACGGATAGGAACTCGGTCTCAACTCTTCTGGTGTCTCAGGGCATGGCGTTGTAACAACTATTTTCATCACCTTCGTCTTGTGAGGTGCTAAAATTGCAGCGAAAGTTCGCCTCACGTTTTCGATGACTGAATAGCTTAATGGAGCCTGATCATCTTCGTCTTGCGAGACACTTGAATTGTAGTGAG harbors:
- a CDS encoding NAD(P)-bd-dom domain-containing protein, yielding MAPKIFLTGVTGFIGGAAFAKIYEKHPDYEYKLFVRSEERAKAVSQKYPDVKFVYGDLNSTDVIEKAAAEADIVIHTAESADTVSAAEAIAKGLAAGHTADKPGYWIHLSGTGILTWYDFDNKRFGEGPLPEQKYNDINDIDRLLTLPESAIHRDVDKIVQGANSDAVKTLIIAPPTIYGTGGGPVNKRSIQVPNLANASLQLGYAPVIGAGKTEWDNVNINDLADLFSRFVDATQDPSKRSNPEIFGRHAYYFARGGQHVWADIAAWIADEARRQGYAPDLKTKSVPLEVVSKLGLVSAESWGANSKGEAERAKKYLGWEPKGVPLKETIAEAVALEAKKLGLTAK